In Fusarium oxysporum Fo47 chromosome VII, complete sequence, the following proteins share a genomic window:
- a CDS encoding beta-lactamase/transpeptidase-like protein, whose product MLQLRILIASLTIGSFALLGATAQVNDRNPLTEEFGDFAAETLDNWKVPGLSIAVIDGDQVFADGYGFSALPDKPATPETLWYGASTTKAHTAATLAHLIDSGKYPALANGWSTTISSIIHDDFVLQDSWATEHITLDDAISHRTGMAHHDKAYAGVVKGKEAKPKDVVRNLRNLPLTTEPRLKYSYTNLMYTTLSHVIETVTGKWLGDVMKELIWAPLGMNSTFFDLQDANHAPNQLASGYYWDKKEGRYGEVPFMNVTQLSGAGAVFSNVLDYAKWVQCLLDEALPFPKEVHKDIKSPRMLISTQPDGSSDIVTYGLGWSRTLFKGHVIYTHGGGVHAFGAQVYWLPDISYGVVAFANTAITSNAVEEILAWKLIQDRLEIPENERFDVKSKYQKTMKELGPTADESVDILYPERPNPPLPPTVNITELQGIYYDPGYGQITLREEPHPDRSDEKILVADRQEMTWKYQMRLHHVSGDYWIIYLPFLENPGYMVEFVAGEFKIGNNGKAVGLQVDWVSRFDDVVEGNVLFKRVD is encoded by the exons ATGCTGCAACTTCGGATTCTCATCGCCAGCCTCACTATAGGTTCCTTCGCTTTGTTGGGTGCAACTGCCCAAGTGAACGACCGCAATCCGCTCACCGAGGAGTTCGGCGATTTTGCGGCAGAGACATTGGATAATTGGAAAGTCCCGGGTTTATCCATTGCTGTGATTGATGGCGACCAGGTCTTTGCTGAC GGATACGGCTTTTCGGCATTGCCTGATAAGCCAGCCACGCCGGAAACACTCTGGTACGGCGCTTCAACTACAAAGGCACACACTGCCGCTACCCTAGCTCACCTGATCGACTCCGGAAAGTACCCGGCTCTCGCTAACGGTTGGTCAACGACAATATCCTCTATCATTCATGACGATTTCGTTCTTCAGGACTCGTGGGCGACAGAGCATATCACACTAGACGATGCTATAAGCCATCGCACAGGGATGGCACATCACGATAAAGCCTACGCGGGGGTAGTGAAAGGAAAGGAAGCTAAGCCTAAAGATGTTGTCCGCAACTTGAGGAATCTACCCTTAACCACCGAACCACGGCTCAAGTACTCTTATACGAATCTGATGTACACCACACTCTCACATGTTATTGAGACCGTCACAGGAAAATGGCTTGGAGACGTGATGAAAGAGCTGATCTGGGCTCCGTTGGGCATGAACTCGACCTTTTTCGACTTGCAGGACGCAAACCATGCCCCTAATCAACTCGCTTCGGGTTACTACTGggacaagaaggaaggaaGATACGGTGAGGTTCCTTTTATGAACGTTACCCAGCTCAGCGGCGCCGGGGCAGTTTTCTCCAATGTCCTCGACTACGCTAAGTGGGTACAATGCCTGCTTGACGAGGCACTTCCATTCCCCAAAGAGGTGCACAAGGATATAAAGTCTCCGAGAATGCTTATATCCACGCAGCCGGATGGTTCCAGCGACATCGTCACATATGGACTAGGCTGGTCTCGCACCCTCTTTAAGGGGCATGTTATATACACTCACGGCGGAGGGGTGCATGCCTTTGGAGCCCAGGTCTATTGGTTGCCCGATATCAGTTATGGCGTGGTTGCGTTCGCGAACACGGCCATTACTTCAAATGCCGTGGAGGAAATCCTGGCATGGAAATTGATTCAGGACCGACTTGAAATCCCAGAGAACGAGCGCTTTGATGTCAAGTCTAA ATATCAAAAGACCATGAAGGAGTTGGGCCCTACCGCAGATGAGTCCGTTGATATTCTCTACCCTGAGCGCCCCAATCCGCCGTTGCCCCCTACTGTGAACATCACGGAGTTGCAGGGCATATACTACGACCCAGGGTATGGACAAATTACGTTACGGGAAGAACCTCACCCTGATAGATCAGATGAGAAGATTCTTGTCGCAGACCGCCAGGAGATGACATGGAAGTACCAGATGAGGCTGCATCACGTCTCCGGTGACTATTGGATTATCTACCTGCCTTTTTTGGAGAATCCAGGGTATATGGTCGAGTTCGTAGCTGGGGAGTTCAAGATCGGAAATAATGGAAAGGCGGTTGGGCTTCAGGTGGACTGGGTCAGTCGATTTGATGATGTGGTTGAGGGAAACGTCCTATTCAAGAGGGTTGACTAG